A genomic region of Micromonospora sp. NBRC 110009 contains the following coding sequences:
- a CDS encoding FAD-binding oxidoreductase, whose translation MAGYASDWRNAYSGTPAAVVRPGGTEEVAAVVALCAEAGVAMVPQGGNTGLCGAAVPDHTGGQVVLSLTRMRRIRDVDLANQTITVEAGAVLKSVQAAAAAAGRLFPLSLGAEGSCTIGGNLATNAGGTGVLRYGTMRDLTLGLEVVLPDGRIWNGLRGLRKDNTGYDLKQLFIGAEGTLGVITAAVLKLFPAVRNRATAWIALPGPQAGIDLIGILREQAGDRLTGFEIMSRQSLGFVLRHASGARDPFGERHPWYALVELNDTLPAAGLDGVLESALGDAIGTGVVSDAVIASSPAQAAALWALREGISEAQNHEGPSLKHDVSVPVSRIPTFLARTDRALRELVPGIRIVTYGHVGDGNLHYNLSKPERSGDAEFQARAADLARVIYDATSACDGSISAEHGLGQSKRGIVADYKGRHELDLMRGLKQLFDPRGLMNPGKLLPD comes from the coding sequence ATGGCCGGGTACGCGAGCGACTGGCGAAACGCCTACTCGGGAACACCCGCGGCCGTCGTGCGGCCGGGCGGCACGGAGGAGGTGGCCGCGGTCGTCGCGCTCTGCGCCGAGGCGGGTGTCGCGATGGTGCCGCAGGGCGGCAACACCGGGTTGTGCGGCGCAGCGGTCCCGGACCACACCGGCGGCCAGGTGGTGCTCTCGCTGACCCGGATGCGGCGGATCCGCGACGTCGACCTCGCCAACCAGACGATCACCGTGGAAGCCGGCGCGGTGCTGAAGTCGGTGCAGGCGGCCGCGGCGGCCGCCGGCCGGCTCTTCCCGCTCTCCCTCGGCGCGGAGGGAAGTTGCACCATCGGCGGCAACCTCGCGACCAACGCCGGCGGGACCGGAGTGCTCCGCTACGGCACGATGCGGGACCTGACCCTCGGGCTGGAGGTGGTGCTCCCCGACGGGCGGATCTGGAACGGGCTCCGGGGGCTGCGGAAGGACAACACCGGCTACGACCTCAAGCAGCTGTTCATCGGCGCGGAAGGCACCCTCGGGGTGATCACCGCCGCCGTCCTGAAGCTCTTCCCCGCCGTGCGGAACCGCGCGACGGCCTGGATCGCCCTGCCGGGCCCGCAGGCGGGGATCGACCTGATCGGCATCCTCCGCGAACAGGCCGGCGACCGGCTGACCGGCTTCGAGATCATGTCCCGGCAGAGCCTGGGGTTCGTGCTGCGCCACGCGTCCGGCGCCCGGGACCCCTTCGGCGAGCGGCATCCCTGGTACGCCCTGGTGGAGCTGAACGACACGCTGCCCGCCGCCGGCCTCGACGGCGTACTCGAGTCGGCGCTGGGCGACGCGATCGGGACGGGGGTGGTGTCGGACGCGGTCATCGCCTCCAGCCCGGCACAGGCCGCTGCCCTCTGGGCGCTGCGCGAAGGCATCTCGGAAGCGCAGAACCATGAAGGCCCCAGCCTCAAGCACGACGTCAGCGTGCCGGTCAGCCGCATCCCGACGTTCCTGGCCCGCACCGACCGGGCACTCCGGGAGCTGGTCCCGGGCATCCGGATCGTGACGTACGGCCACGTCGGCGACGGCAACCTGCACTACAACCTCAGCAAACCCGAGCGCAGCGGCGACGCCGAATTCCAGGCGCGCGCGGCTGACCTCGCTCGGGTCATCTACGACGCCACCAGCGCCTGCGACGGCAGCATCAGCGCCGAGCACGGGCTGGGGCAGTCGAAGCGGGGGATCGTCGCCGACTACAAGGGCCGCCACGAGCTGGACCTCATGCGCGGGCTCAAGCAGCTGTTCGACCCGCGGGGCCTGATGAACCCCGGAAAGCTGCTGCCGGATTAG